Proteins found in one Plasmodium sp. gorilla clade G2 genome assembly, chromosome: 14 genomic segment:
- a CDS encoding plasmepsin IV codes for MALTVKEEEFSNTLIKNASAFDRLKIGNLKNLKIQKKLQFLYLILFVLITGVFFFFLIGNFYSHRKLYQVIKNTKHTTIGFKIDRPHDKVLSSVLKNKLSTYVKESFKFFKSGYTQKGYLGSENDSIELDDVANLMFYGEGQIGANKQPFMFIFDTGSANLWVPSVNCDSIGCSTKHLYDASASKSYEKDGTKVEISYGSGTVRGYFSKDVISLGDLSLPYKFIEVTDADDLEPIYSGSEFDGILGLGWKDLAIGAIDPVVVELKKQNKIDNALFTFYLPVHDKHVGYLTIGGIENDFYEGPLTYEKLNHDLYWQIDLDIHFGKYVMQKSNAVIDSGTSTITAPTKFLNKFFKDMNVIKVPFLPLYVTTCDNDDLPTLEFHSKNNKYTLEPEFYMDPLSDIDPALCMLYILPVDIDDNTFILGDPFMRKYFTVFDYEKESVGFAVAKNL; via the coding sequence ATGGCTCTTACCGTTAAAGAAGAAGAATTTTCAAATACACTGATTAAAAATGCTTCAGCATTTGATCGATTGAAAATAGGTAATTTGAAGAACTTGAAAATCCAGAAAAAACTTcagtttttatatttaatattgttTGTCCTTATTACTGGtgtgtttttcttttttttgattgGAAATTTTTATTCTCATCGCAAGTTGTATCAAGTTATTAAAAACACAAAACACACAACTATAGGATTTAAAATAGATAGACCACATGATAAGGTTTTAAGCTCTGtattgaaaaataaattaagtaCATATGTAAAAGAGAGtttcaaattttttaaatcagGTTATACACAAAAAGGATACTTAGGAAGTGAAAATGATAGTATTGAATTAGATGATGTAGCTAATTTAATGTTTTATGGTGAAGGACAAATAGGAGCTAATAAACAAccatttatgtttatattcgATACTGGTTCAGCTAATTTATGGGTTCCAAGTGTAAATTGTGATTCTATTGGATGCAGTACTAAACATCTATATGATGCATCTGCATCTAAATCATATGAAAAAGATGGAACCAAAGTAGAGATATCTTACGGTTCTGGAACTGTTAGAGGATATTTTAGTAAAGATGTAATAAGCCTTGGAGATTTATCACTtccatataaatttattgaaGTTACAGATGCAGATGATTTAGAACCTATATATAGTGGTTCTGAATTTGATGGTATCTTAGGTTTAGGATGGAAAGATTTAGCTATTGGTGCAATTGATCCTGTTGTTGTTGAATTAAagaaacaaaacaaaattgACAATgctttatttacattttatttacCTGTTCATGATAAACATGTTGGTTATTTAACTATAGGTGGTATTGAAAATGATTTTTATGAAGGACCATTaacatatgaaaaattaaatcatGACTTATATTGGCAAATAGATTTAGATATACACTTTGGAAAATATGTTATGCAAAAATCTAATGCTGTTATTGATAGTGGTACGAGCACAATAACTGCACCAACAAAATttcttaataaattttttaaagataTGAATGTTATTAAAGTACCCTTCTTACCATTATATGTAACTACCTgtgataatgatgatttaCCAACACTTGAATTccattcaaaaaataataaatatacattagAACCTGAATTTTATATGGACCCATTGTCAGATATTGATCCAGCTTTATGTATGCTCTACATATTACCTGTTGATATTGATGataatacttttatattaGGAGATCCTTTTATGAGAAAATATTTCACCGTTTTTGATTACGAAAAAGAAAGTGTTGGATTTGCAGTAGCCAAGAATTTATaa
- a CDS encoding plasmepsin I codes for MALTLKESDFSNTFARNESAVNAPSFNNNMKTWKIQKRFQILYVFFFLLITGALFYYLIDNVLLSKNKKINEIMNTSPYVIIGFNIETSHDRIIKTIKEHRLKNYIKESLKFFKTGLTQKSYLGTTSDSVPLNDVANVMYYGEAQIGDNKQKFAFIFDTGSANLWVPSAQCSTIGCKTKNLYDSTKSKTYEKDGTKVEMNYVSGTVSGFFSKDIVTIGNLSFPYKFIEVTDTNGFEPTYTLGQFDGIVGLGWKDLSIGSVDPVVVELKNQNKIEQAVFSFYLPYDDKHKGYLTIGGVEDRFYDGQLTFEKLNHDLYWQVDLDLHFGNLTVEKANAIVDSGTSSITAPTEFLNKFFEGLDVVKIPFLPLYITTCNNPKLPTLEFRSAANVYTLEPEYYLQQIFDFGISLCMVTIIPVDLNKNTFILGDPFMRKYFTVFDYDNHVVGFAVAKKKL; via the coding sequence atGGCTTTAACATTAAAAGAATCAGATTTTTCAAACACTTTTGCGAGAAATGAATCAGCTGTGAATGCTccttcatttaataataatatgaaaacatGGAAGATTCAGAAACGATTTCAAATATTATacgtgtttttttttttattgattaCGGGagcattattttattatcttatagataatgtattattatcaaaaaataaaaagataaatgaAATTATGAACACTTCACCATATGTAATTATTGGATTTAATATAGAAACTTCTCATGAcagaattataaaaacaataaaagaacacagattaaaaaattatattaaagaatCCTTAAAATTTTTCAAAACAGGACTTACACAAAAATCATATTTAGGTACTACAAGTGACAGTGTACCATTAAATGATGTAGCTAATGTAATGTATTATGGAGAAGCTCAAATTGGagataataaacaaaagtttgcttttatttttgataCTGGTTCAGCAAATTTATGGGTTCCAAGTGCTCAATGTAGTACTATAGGttgtaaaacaaaaaatctTTATGATTCTACTAAATCTAAAACATATGAAAAAGATGGTACAAAAGTAGAAATGAATTATGTATCTGGAACCGTTAGTGGATTTTTTAGTAAAGATATTGTTACTATTGGTAATTTATCATTcccatataaatttattgaaGTAACAGATACTAATGGTTTCGAACCAACTTATACATTAGGACAATTTGATGGTATAGTAGGTTTAGGATGGAAAGATTTATCTATAGGTTCTGTAGATCCTGTTGTtgtagaattaaaaaatcaaaataaaattgaacaagccgttttttctttttatttaccATATGATGATAAACACAAAGGATATTTAACTATTGGTGGTGTAGAAGATAGATTTTATGATGGTCAATTAActtttgaaaaattaaacCATGATTTATATTGGCAAGTTGATTTAGATTTACATTTTGGTAATTTGACTGTAGAAAAAGCTAATGCTATTGTTGATAGTGGTACTAGTTCAATTACTGCACCTACAGAATTCCTTAACAAATTTTTTGAAGGATTAGATGTTGTTAAAATACCATTCTtaccattatatataactacATGTAATAACCCAAAATTACCAACTCTGGAATTCAGATCAGCAGCTAATGTTTATACCTTAGAACCAGAATACTACTTACAACAAATATTTGATTTTGGTATATCATTATGTATGGTAACTATTATACCCGTTGATTTGAAcaaaaatacatttatattaggTGACCCATTCATGAGAAAATATTTCACCGTTTTTGATTATGATAATCACGTTGTTGGTTTCGCAgttgcaaaaaaaaaattataa